One window of the Strix uralensis isolate ZFMK-TIS-50842 chromosome 3, bStrUra1, whole genome shotgun sequence genome contains the following:
- the MCM9 gene encoding DNA helicase MCM9 isoform X4 has product MVLSAEQVNLIGQVFESYVLEHHKDDILGILREADDKAHYPIVVDALTLFETNMEIGEYFNAFPSEVLPIFDSALRRAALAALQAATAPPQLSVKQNLHARVSGLPVCPELTREHIPKTRDVGHFLSVTGTVIRTSLVKVLEFERSYICNKCKHVFVVKADFEQYYTFCRPSACLNEEGCNSTKFTCLSGTTSSPTCCRDYQEIKIQEQVQRLSVGSIPRCMVVVLEDDLVDSCKSGDDITVYGVVMQRWKPFHENARCDLELVLKANYVKVNNEQLAGVVIDEEVRKEFEDFWEKHRNDPLAG; this is encoded by the exons ATGGTGCTGAGCGCGGAGCAGGTGAACCTCATCGGTCAGGTGTTCGAATCCTACGTGCTGGAGCACCACAAGGATGACATCCTGGGCATCCTGAGGGAGGCCGATGACAAGGCACACTATCCCATCGTTGTCGACGCCTTGACGCTCTTTGAGACCAACATGGAGATCGGGGAGTATTTCAACGCCTTCCCCAGCGAGGTCCTCCCAATTTTCGACAGCGCGCTGCGCCGGGCTGCcctggcagcgctgcaggctgCCACAGCCCCTCCACAGCTCAGCGTGAAGCAGAACCTCCACGCCAGGGTCTCGG gTTTGCCTGTTTGCCCAGAGCTGACTCGAGAGCATATTCCTAAAACCAGGGATGTGGGTCACTTTTTGTCTGTTACTGGGACTGTCATACGTACAAGTTTGGTGAAAGTTTTGGAGTTTGAACGGAGTTATATCTGCAATAAGTGCAAGCACGTGTTTGTCGTCAAGGCTGACTTTGAACAGTACTACACATTCTGTCGTCCATCAGCCTGTCTTAACGAGGAAGGCTGCAACTCAACCAAGTTCACATGTCTCTCTGGAACAACCTCTTCTCCTACCTGCTGTAGAGACTATCAAGAAATCAAAATTCAGgaacag GTTCAAAGGCTGTCTGTTGGAAGCATCCCTCGTTGCATGGTGGTTGTTCTGGAAGATGACTTAGTGGACAGCTGCAAGTCTG GAGATGACATCACAGTGTATGGAGTGGTAATGCAGAGGTGGAAACCTTTCCACGAGAATGCACGCTGTGACTTGGAGCTTGTTTTGAAAGCCAACTATGTTAAAGTAAACAATGAGCAGCTAGCAGGAGTTGTCATTGATGAAGAAGTCCGCAAGGAGTTTGAAGACTTCTGGGAAAAGCATAGGAATGATCCCTTAGCAGGTTAG